From Ignavibacteriales bacterium:
CCCAGGCGTCGAAACTGGATTCAGAGAGAGACTGAACCTTGTTTCCGGGCCGCTGGCGGTCATTCTGGACTATCGCACCGAGACCATTCACTACAGATCCGGCAGGGTGGAGGCCGCATCGGACGAGCAGTAAGCCGTCGAAATATGATGTTGTGCCTTCCGCGATCCAGAGCTCCTTCACGTAGTTCTCATGCATGAAGTCGTACGGCAGAATACCCTTTGGACGGAGCTGTTTCACGTTCCACGTGTGGAAGTACTCGTGCGAAACCAGCCCGAGGAAGCCCTGATAGCCGGCCGGAGTCCTGAAGCTGGCCGGACTGGTTTGCATGATCGTCGAATTGAGGTGCTCTGTACCGCCACCGCCGCGCGACGTAATATGCAGCATAAAAACATACTTGTTGTATGGCAGGTCGCCCCAGAACTCCTTGTTTGCTTTGACGATCGTCGTCAGGTCTTTAACCATGGTTTCGGCATTGTATTGTGCCTCGCCATAGATCATCAGGATATGTTTCTTCCCTTCGACATCAAACGCGAAGTCCTTCTGTCGTCCGACCTCAATAGGAGAGTCCGCGAGAACATCATAGTTTGGTGCGAGCAATTTGAGAGCGTCGTGCGGATCAGACTCGAGGCCTGAGGTGACGTGCCAGTCCTGGTAAGGCTTCACGGCCACCGTGAGCGGCAGATGGCGGTAGCGTTCGACATACATGAACACAGCACAGGCATCGACAAACGCATGGTCATCGTTCAATCCCCGTGTTCGCTCACCGGCTTCGTTCGCGTACACTTTGTAGCGGATCGTGACGCCGGTCGATCGTCCTTTCTCGACATGCCACGTCGACTTATCGGTTTTCGCCCAGCGAAGCGTTGCGCCGGAACCATCGGTGGCAGAAAATTCCTGCACGCCTCCGGCGAAATCGAATATCACGTACCGCCCTGTGCGCCAGACAGGCAGCAGATAATCGATGCCCGTCGTACCGGCCGGCAGATTCCTGGCGCTCAGCTCGACTTCGAGCAGATGCGACGAGGGTTTGGACATTCCCAGCGTGTAGTCAAATCCAGGTGATTGGGCGAGCATCATCGTTGGCAGAAGGAGTATGAGCAGGAATGGTACAGCGCGTTTCATTGCTGTGGTCTCCGGGGTTGTAAGTGGTCCGCATTCTCTCGACGGGCGACAGGGTGGGATGGTGGTGAGTCATAGAGTGCTCACTTCCCGGTCGTGTGTATGTTTCGAAATTCAGGAGATCAATCTCCCCCTCAGAGCACAGATACGCGGATGAATAAATGACGGGATTTTTTGTGAAAAACTCCAGATAAGAATGCATTCCGAAGCGCTCAGACGCGCGTTCTCTTCATCATTCCGGTCTCTTTCCCGCGACATCCACAACCAGCGGCGAGAAGAACAGCGTGTTCGGG
This genomic window contains:
- a CDS encoding PDZ domain-containing protein yields the protein MKRAVPFLLILLLPTMMLAQSPGFDYTLGMSKPSSHLLEVELSARNLPAGTTGIDYLLPVWRTGRYVIFDFAGGVQEFSATDGSGATLRWAKTDKSTWHVEKGRSTGVTIRYKVYANEAGERTRGLNDDHAFVDACAVFMYVERYRHLPLTVAVKPYQDWHVTSGLESDPHDALKLLAPNYDVLADSPIEVGRQKDFAFDVEGKKHILMIYGEAQYNAETMVKDLTTIVKANKEFWGDLPYNKYVFMLHITSRGGGGTEHLNSTIMQTSPASFRTPAGYQGFLGLVSHEYFHTWNVKQLRPKGILPYDFMHENYVKELWIAEGTTSYFDGLLLVRCGLHPAGSVVNGLGAIVQNDRQRPGNKVQSLSESSFDAWVKFWKGGQQSFNAESDYYGKGSNVSMLLDLEIRQRSDNKHSLDDVMRALYRRFPITSKGYTVDDLQKISEELAGSSLKSFFVNYVHATTPLDWETALRYAGLDLQAMDSERKPWLGAMTFDQAGRTMIRGIITGSPAYDAGLDIGDEILAINSRRVRNSDLPDRVAEFKPGEKVKVTLFREDALREFDVTLRLQDVPPYKVVKTANPTPLQKSIYESWLKTKWE